From a single Botrytis cinerea B05.10 chromosome 16, complete sequence genomic region:
- the Bcdfr1 gene encoding Bcdfr1, translated as MSTNSNISAMAPIKEFTLIVAATNKMGVGKGGGLPWTGLRKEMAYFARVTKRAGPGKTNAVVMGRKTWESIPTKFRPLANRANYMISRTQTSEPSDVDLGPDAHAATSLTNALEKLGSRSQAKDSNDGDEKEIDRVFIIGGGQIYKASLELKEAKRILLTRIMNDFECDTYFPIQLNEDGTGNGWRRTDTQELREWTGEGEVVEGVKEEGGVKYVFEMWEKIEES; from the exons ATGTCCACCAATTCCAACATATCAGCTATGGCTCCTATTAAAGAGTTCACCCTCATCGTCGCTGCGACGAACAAGATGGGAGTGGGTAAAGGAGGCGGGCTTCCATGGACAGGGttgagaaaggaaatggCTTATTTTGCGAGAGTTACCAAGAGGGCTGGTCCTGGG AAAACAAACGCAGTAGTGATGGGGCGCAAAACCTGGGAATCAATCCCTACTAAATTCCGGCCTCTCGCGAATCGGGCAAATTATATGATCAGTCGAACACAAACCTCTGAACCTTCAGACGTTGATCTCGGTCCTGATGCGCATGCAGCAACAAGTTTGACTAACGCGCTCGAGAAATTGGGATCGAGGAGTCAAGCAAAAGATTCGAATGATGGCGATGAAAAGGAGATCGATAGAGTTTTCATAATTGGTGGAGGGCAGATATATAAAGCTTCATTGGAACTGAAGGAAGCAAAGAGAATATTGTTGACCAGgataatgaatgattttgaatgcGATACGTATTTTCctattcaattgaatgagGATGGGACGGGCaatggatggagaaggacGGATACTCAAGAACTTAGAGAATGGACtggggaaggggaggtgGTAGAGGGTGTGAAGGAGGAAGGGGGTGTGAAATATGTCTTCGAAATGTGGGAAAAGATTGAGGAATCATGA
- the Bccbp3 gene encoding Bccbp3, with product MASKTCTSCLRALRLQSGRTARNSIAKLNPATSRAFATANDKYANLAEVNQNHGSSIPPVAPPRAGDKTKHSAHTSPSLAREFKKVSGKAITETYTAYGATEELYKTCGAQADYSIPQASDPDAEMPKTEEGEDLGVGKGWWHDQLALKPTFSTWSQVTMLHLYLLSVRLRCFPGSESQPWQQHLLDHFFYDAENKMIINHNMHARGTRNKYLKDMFVQWRGLLAAYDEGLAKGDAVLAAAVWRNVFKANEDVDIKGLATIVSYMRHTMQELEKLSDQDIMSGQLTFSDPAGEASLVGIKSKMMDLPLNQAPGKPL from the exons ATGGCTTCAAAAACTTGTACTTCATGTCTGCGAGCGCTGAGACTTCAATCCGGACGTACTGCCAGG AACAGCATTGCGAAATTGAACCCCGCCACCTCGCGAGCTTTCGCAACAGCGAATGATAAATATGCCAATCTCGCAGAggtcaatcaaaatcatgggTCATCAATCCCTCCCGTCGCACCACCGCGTGCTGGAGATAAGACAAAACACTCTGCACACACCTCACCAAGTCTTGCCagagaattcaaaaaggTTTCGGGCAAAGCCATAACCGAAACATATACCGCATACGGTGCTACAGAAGAGCTTTATAAAACCTGCGGTGCACAAGCAGACTACTCCATACCACAGGCGTCAGATCCAGATGCAGAAATGCCAAAGACAGAAGAGGGTGAAGACTTGGGTGTTGGTAAAGGCTGGTGGCATGATC aACTAGCATTGAAACCCACCTTCAGCACTTGGTCACAGGTAACAATGCttcatttatatcttctttcaGTTCGTCTTCGATGTTTCCCAGGTTCCGAGTCGCAGCCTTGGCAACAGCATCTTCTCGACCACTTCTTTTATGATGCCGAGAATAAAATGATCATTAATCATAATATGCATGCTCGTGGTACTCGTAATAAATATCTTAAGGATATGTTTGTGCAGTGGCGAGGTCTTCTAGCGGCGTATGATGAGGGTTTGGCCAAGGGCGATGCTGTATTGGCAGCGGCAGTCTGGAGAAATGTCTTCAAGGCAAATGAggatgttgatatcaaagGACTCGCGACGATCGTCAGCTATATGAGACATACCATGCAGGAGTTGGAAAAATTATCAGATCAAGACATCATGAGTGGACAGCTGACCTTCAGTGATCCAGCTGGAGAAGCAAGTCTTGTTGGTATCAAGAGCAAAATGATGGACTTGCCACTCAACCAGGCGCCGGGAAAGCCTCTATAG
- the Bcdfr1 gene encoding Bcdfr1, with product MSTNSNISAMAPIKEFTLIVAATNKMGVGKGGGLPWTGLRKEMAYFARVTKRAGPGVCIA from the coding sequence ATGTCCACCAATTCCAACATATCAGCTATGGCTCCTATTAAAGAGTTCACCCTCATCGTCGCTGCGACGAACAAGATGGGAGTGGGTAAAGGAGGCGGGCTTCCATGGACAGGGttgagaaaggaaatggCTTATTTTGCGAGAGTTACCAAGAGGGCTGGTCCTGGGGTATGTATTGCctga